A single window of Anopheles moucheti chromosome 2, idAnoMoucSN_F20_07, whole genome shotgun sequence DNA harbors:
- the LOC128304770 gene encoding 40S ribosomal protein S6, with protein sequence MKLNVSFPATGAQKTFEIPSDDHKLRHFYDKRMGTELAADHLGDEWKGYILKIAGGNDKQGFPMKQGVLTNTRVRLLLKKGHSCYRPRRTGERKRKSVRGCIVDQNLSALALIIVRKGEQEIAGLTDVNVPRRLGPKRASNIRKLYNLDKKEDDVREYVVKRPLPVKDGKKPRFKSPKIQRLITPVVLQRKRHRLLIKKRRSEARREAEAQYARLIAVRRRQERVRRHSRLSSIRDSRSSLTSEKDKKSLAAAKKKEAASKKEATTAPAATTKKGAVAKKEVAKKDAGKKAAGKKDAKKEVKKEVKKEVKKDASKKEVKKDAPKKDGKKEEKKPAAASATAGKKAAAAAKPEAKKAAPKTEGKKPAAAAATDKKPAKKEAAPAAGAKKEAPKRKPEPAQQKGEASAAKKEKKQQQQKKK encoded by the exons ATGAAG TTGAACGTATCGTTTCCCGCTACGGGGGCTCAGAAGACCTTCGAGATCCCCTCGGACGACCACAAGCTGCGTCACTTCTATGACAAGCGTATGGGCACGGAACTTGCCGCCGACCATCTCGGCGATGAATGGAAGGGTTACATCTTGAAGATTGCCGGCGGTAACGACAAGCAGGGTTTCCCCATGAAGCAGGGTGTGCTGACCAACA CTCGTGTTCGTCTGCTCCTGAAGAAGGGACACTCGTGCTACCGTCCGCGTCGTACCGGAGAGCGCAAGCGTAAGTCGGTGCGTGGTTGCATTGTCGACCAAAACTTGTCCGCCCTGGCGCTGATCATCGTGCGCAAGGGTGAGCAAGAAATTGCCGGACTGACTGACGTGAACGTGCCACGCCGACTTGGCCCGAAGCGTGCGAGCAACATCCGCAAGCTGTACAACTTGGATAAGAAGGAGGATGATGTGCGCGAGTACGTTGTAAAGCGTCCGCTGCCGGTGAAGGATGGCAAGAAGCCCCGCTTCAAGTCGCCAAAGATCCAGCGTCTGATCACTCCGGTGGTGCTGCAGCGCAAGAGACACCGTCTGCTGATCAAGAAGCGTCGTTCGGAGGCTCGTCGTGAGGCGGAAGCGCAATACGCTCGCCTTATTGCAGTGCGCCGTCGTCAGGAACGTGTGCGCCGTCACTCGCGCCTGTCGTCCATCCGCGACTCGCGCAGCTCGCTGACCTCGGAGAAGGACAAGAAGTCGCTGGCTGCGGCCAAGAAGAAGGAAGCCGCTTCCAAGAAGGAGGCCACCACCGCCCCCGCTGCCACCACGAAAAAGGGCGCCGTCGCGAAGAAGGAGGTCGCGAAGAAGGATGCCGGTAAGAAAGCGGCTGGCAAGAAGGACGCCAAGAAGGAAGTGAAGAAGGAGGTCAAGAAGGAAGTCAAGAAGGATGCCTCCAAGAAGGAGGTAAAGAAGGACGCGCCCAAGAAGGACGGCAAGAAGGAGGAGAAGAAGCCGGCAGCGGCCTCCGCCACCGCCGGTAAGAAGGCGGCAGCGGCCGCTAAGCCCGAAGCCAAGAAGGCTGCGCCGAAAACCGAGGGCAAGAAGCCGGCGGCAGCTGCTGCAACCGACAAGAAGCCGGCGAAGAAGGAGGCAGCACCGGCGGCTGGTGCCAAGAAGGAAGCCCCGAAGCGCAAGCCCGAACCAGCCCAGCAGAAGGGTGAGGCCAGTGCGgcaaagaaggagaagaaacagcaacagcagaagaagaagtag
- the LOC128304762 gene encoding histone H4 transcription factor, translating into MEKQSKKRKKHSSPDVAKSPKKVRFSLVVDKAPDSLWDNDTATSSEPDTGLVSLRESISVWMQEQTESNQEDLSELLEQGDTLETREEDIDIASIERPIREALRGFTEKEKRQSIKLECEWRKCKYMTGNERKYFLHVEAHAEKTMDKQNESYACEWDLCDFITQDGDEFIGHVHYHAYHTKLKVHGASLHMLMKIPSCNNDSRVRNTITNRSVTFRCQWDGCVERFNKAMNFFHHVKNHVTDGYEPGTKSRRAPLPCRWPLCKRSFKNMALELQHVKTHTTEREIGCYTCGGLFWTRVKLIDHCARQIEMAQRKYQCPECDRSYATKTLLKCHVERHDKPNKCVLCPLKFSSAGVLAQHMAQRHLKQRNFQCQRCEFKAFTNKDLMVHMRRHDATKVFRCEEFGCNAAYKSELSFKKHISWHYNLPAPVYACHLCNLKRYSNANLLSKHLLFVHKLERPPGMCRFRYKMDSDGVFRHFSYVEQNAKTAKMNEASNHTAVPTDNGKAGNNVEGEGVKTRKSKRKSELCKANNKTANNAAVYSPVEGIPKISSFKPIGLNRFSVELNIEPVPKMKQGTTIDSLVAAASVAKTPKDVKDFTVMKRYLSGERTC; encoded by the exons GGCTCCTGACTCACTATGGGACAACGATACAGCAACATCGTCGGAACCTGATACCGGTTTGGTCAGTTTGCGGGAAAGCATTAGTGTTTGGATGCAGGAGCAGACGGAGTCTAATCAAGAAGATCTGAGTGAGCTCTTGGAACAGGGTGATACCTTGGAAACTCGCGAAGAAGATATTGATATAGCATCGATAGAG AGACCCATAAGAGAAGCACTACGCGGCTTTACGGAAAAAGAGAAACGCCAAAGCATCAAGTTGGAATGCGAATGGCGCAAATGTAAATACATGACCGGAAACGAACGTAAATATTTTCTTCACGTCGAAGCGCACGCTGAAAAAACGATGGATAAGCAGAACGAAAGCTATGCCTGCGAGTGGGATCTGTGCGATTTCATCACGCAGGACGGGGACGAATTCATTGGCCACGTGCACTATCATGCGTACCACACGAAGCTGAAGGTTCACGGTGCCAGTCTACATATGCTAATGAAGATTCCCAGCTGCAACAATGACAGCCGTGTACGCAATACCATCACCAACCGGTCGGTAACGTTCCGGTGTCAGTGGGATGGTTGTGTCGAACGCTTCAATAAAGCGATGAACTTCTTTCATCATGTAAAGAACCACGTAACGGACGGGTATGAACCGGGTACAAAGTCAAGACGTGCTCCGCTCCCGTGTCGATGGCCACTCTGTAAGCGATCGTTTAAGAATATGGCGTTGGAATTGCAACACGTGAAAACGCATACAACCGAGCGTGAAATTGGTTGCTACACCTGTGGCGGTCTCTTTTGGACGCGTGTAAAGTTAATCGATCATTGCGCACGACAGATTGAAATGGCTC AACGCAAGTATCAGTGTCCCGAATGTGACCGAAGCTATGCTACAAAGACATTGCTGAAATGTCACGTGGAGCGTCACGATAAGCCGAATAAATGTGTGTTATGTCCCCTCAAATTCAGCAGTGCCGGTGTCCTAGCGCAGCACATGGCCCAAAGGCACCTTAAGCAGCGTAACTTCCAATGCCAGCGGTGTGAATTCAAAGCGTTCACCAATAAAGATCTAATGGTCCACATGAGAAGGCACGACGCGACGAAAGTGTTTCGATGCGAGGAATTTGGATGCAATGCCGCCTATAAGTCGGAATTAAGCTTCAAGAAG cATATCAGTTGGCATTACAATCTGCCAGCGCCGGTGTACGCGTGTCATCTTTGTAACTTGAAACGTTACAGCAACGCGAACTTACTATCGAAGCATTTACTGTTTGTGCATAAATTGGAACGACCTCCCGGTATGTGCCGATTCCGATACAAAATGGACAGTGACGGTGTGTTTCGGCATTTTTCGTATGTTGAACAGAACGCGAAAACGGCGAAAATGAACGAAGCGTCGAACCATACAGCGGTCCCAACCGATAACGGTAAAGCTGGGAACAACGTTGAGGGTGAGGGTGTCAAAACGAGGAAATCAAAGCGTAAATCTGAATTATGCAAAgctaacaacaaaacagcaaacaacgcaGCTGTGTATTCTCCGGTTGAAGGAATACCAAAAATCAGTTCTTTTAAACCAATTGGTTTGAATAGGTTTTCCGTCGAGTTAAATATCGAACCGGTGCCGAAGATGAAGCAGGGTACAACAATAGACTCActagttgctgctgcttctgttgcCAAAACGCCGAAAGATGTGAAGGATTTTACGGTTATGAAGCGTTATTTGAGCGGAGAAAGAACCTGCTGA
- the LOC128310202 gene encoding zinc finger protein 436-like gives MSSQDDCTFEITITNFSACCRLCLSWNESDRYFDISKTSLESNNDISLKEAIQKVTNNEIQLSSKLPSKLCKLCFARLDDAYCFIQDIHRTNELLQNYLDNETLDTLAEEHNNPDSCASTESDEIHMKMEQELEEHLVEESETNDRPEDEKPDLTAVEIVLQQISRKGTDTKPRAEQRTATVHLCNLCNKSFLRRSNLVDHLRLHAQVKMYECDYCDKSFVQSGNLKSHLRTHTAEKPFECNICGKAFTQSSSMKTHMLTHTNEKPFACDVCEKGFTSSSDLNKHKRTHSGIKPYQCIICANRYFTQKVHLRNHLARMHPTSNITEALKLGGVTHVGIEIKK, from the exons ATGAGCTCACAGGACGACTGCACGTTCGAAATAACAATTACTAATTTTAGTGCCTGCTGCCGACTATGCTTATCGTGGAACGAATCTGATCGTTACTTCGATATCTCCAAAACATCGTTGGAGTCAAACAATGATATCTCATTGAAGGAAGCTATACAGAAGGTCACCAACAATGAG ATACAGTTAAGCAGCAAGCTACCCTCGAAACTCTGCAAACTTTGTTTCGCCCGGCTGGACGATGCGTATTGCTTCATCCAAGACATTCACCGTACGAATGAATTGCTTCAAAATTATCTCGATAATGAGACACTCGACACGCTCGCTGAAGAACATAACAATCCCGACAGCTGTGCCTCCACGGAAAGTGACGAAATTCACATGAAAATGGAGCAAGAACTGGAAGAACATCTGGTGGAAGAAAGCGAAACGAACGATCGTCCGGAGGACGAAAAGCCTGACCTAACAGCAGTCGAAATCGTTCTACAGCAGATCAGCAGGAAAGGAACCGACACGAAGCCCCGCGCGGAACAGCGTACCGCCACCGTGCACCTTTGCAACTTGTGCAATAAATCGTTCTTGCGGCGGTCCAACTTGGTTGATCATTTGCGGCTTCACGCGCAGGTAAAGATGTACGAGTGCGATTACTGTGACAAAAGTTTCGTCCAGTCCGGCAACCTGAAATCCCACCTGCGGACGCATACGGCCGAAAAGCCGTTCGAGTGTAACATTTGCGGCAAAGCGTTCACGCAATCGAGCTCTATGAAGACGCATATGCTAACGCACACGAACGAGAAACCGTTTGCGTGCGATGTGTGCGAAAAGGGATTCACCAGCAGCTCCGACctgaacaaacacaaacggaCCCACTCCGGGATCAAACCGTACCAGTGCATTATCTGTGCGAATCGGTATTTCACGCAGAAGGTGCACCTACGGAATCATTTGGCTCGCATGCACCCGACCAGCAATATAACTGAGGCGCTAAAATTAGGGGGAGTAACACACGTTggaatagaaataaaaaaataa
- the LOC128304806 gene encoding 39S ribosomal protein L34, mitochondrial gives MALVRSLQILLPRLPAVPFFSGNLANSLSEVAAGGAWGFLSTRTVIRNQFPRARETKRVRVHGWWKRMSTASGRRVLMRRILKGRHVLSH, from the exons ATGGCTCTCGTACGGTCTTTGCA AATTCTGCTGCCTAGGCTACCGGCAGTTCCATTCTTTAGCGGAAATCTGGCAAATAGCCTCTCGGAAGTGGCGGCTGGTGGTGCCTGGGGATTCCTTTCCACACGAACTGTAATTCGCAATCAATTTCCACGCGCACGAGAAACCAAACGCGTCCGGGTGCACGGTTGGTGGAAACGTATGTCTACAGCATCCGGGCGCCGGGTGTTGATGAGAAGAATATTGAAAGGAAGACACGTGCTATCGCATTAA